AAATGTAGTGGCGCTTTGTCGAAAACTGGGGATCAATAGTCCGATTCTGCCCGTTGTGTCTTTGCCCCTTGGTGCAGCAGACGTTACGCCCATGGAAGTGGCTGGAGCCTATGCGGTATTTGCCAGTGGTGGCTATAAATCAAAAACGACGCTAATAGCCCGTGTGACCGATCGCAATGGTAATTTGGTGCTAGATAATACACCCAAACCTGAGTTAATTCTTGATCCTGTTGCGGTTTCTTATTTGACCGATGCTATGCGTGGAGTTGTTACTAATGGCACAGCCACAGAAGCCCAAATGAGTGACGGGCGACCTGTAGCAGGCAAGACAGGTACAACTTCAGACTTTCGAGACGCTTGGTTTGTGGGCTATGTTCCTCAGCTATCCGTTGCCATTTGGATTGGTAATGATGATTATTCGCCAATGGCAAATGGTGTGACGGGTGGTGTGTTTGTGGCCCCAATTTGGCGCAAGTTTATGGAAAGGGCTTTAGCTGGACAGCCAATTGAGCAGTTCCCTGTGCCAAGTGAAATCCAAGAAAAAGAAAGTACTAAAAAGAAAAACTAGCAAAAAGTATTGCAAATGAATACTTTTTGCAAAATATTAGGAAATTATGTGGCAACAAATTTTATTCATTTTGCGATTATTTGTTTATTCTGCGATCGCCTCGGCTGTAATTAAATATGTTGCGCCCACTTGGAGCTTTCTGGCGAATAATTTAACAGAAGATGTGATGAATGCGATCGCGATATCTTTGATTACCCTGCCGATTTGTTTATTTGCCTTTGTTTTGTGGCTTAAGCGCTAATTATTAACGTGAGTTCGGGATAAACTACAAAATTTTAAAAGCCACAACAGTAAAAGCCTCGCAAAGCGAGGCTTTTACTGTTGTGGTTCCTAGAGAGGGTTCGCAGCTCGAACCCTCTCTAGGAGCTAGTTTGAAATCAACCCGAACTGAGGTTACTTAACGTCAGTTCGACAAAAGCGAAAAATGGTAAGAATTGCTAAGCGATTCTTACTATTTTTCGCCATTTGAGGCGTGCGAAGCACGCCTCAAATGGCTATATCGAACTCACGTTTACTTAGGACTTAAAACCCAAAAGATGAGAGGCGAGGCGTAGCGCCGCCTCTCATCTTTTGGGTTTGGGTATAAAGCACAAAGATAATAGAATGCGGAGCAAAATGCCGCATCCTATTATCTTTGTGCTAAACAAGCTTTACATAACTCTTAGTCATGACAAAGCAATTACGGCCGTCAGGCGATGTCTCATATCTAATTTCGTCAGCAACAGTCTTGGCAATCATTAATCCTCGCCCCCCCGTGGGAATATCATCAATACTTTCAAAATCTTTGCTTTTCTGAGACTCTATCGCAGCTCGTTCAATTTCTGCCTGTAGATCAAATGGTTCGCCAAAGTCCCAAATCTTCATTTCTAGGAAATACTGATCCTTGTCAAGGATGATCTCAATATCTATGGGCGTTTCTTCAGGCAATCCCTCATGGGCATAGGAAACCACATTGGTAAATACTTCTACTAAAACGAGATTACACTGCATCCAAGTTGATTTTGGCAACAGATTTTGAAATTGCTGAAACCACTCTTGCAATTGAGCAAGAGCATAAATATCACTGTTAACTTGAATATGGTAACGCTCTAACACTGATAATTTATCTGAATTTCAAGAATCTATTATTTTTAAGTTTAAGTTCAATTACTGACGGTTATACCAACGCATTAAGACACCTGCAAGTTTCTCTGAGTCATGACATACAGTGCCATTGTCTTTCTCTCGCATAATGTTAGCGACTAAAATAGGGCAGCCCATTACAGCAAGGCTATCACGGTCTAGATATGTAAAATGCGATCCAGAAGAAGCATAGTGTTGTAGCGATCGCTCTGAAGGTGGATGCTTTTGAACTAAAACCACATCAAACAATCGTACACCCGCTAACTCATCTAAAACTCTTACATAATCAGATACGGCATAGCCGTCCGTTTCACCTACCTGACTCATGATATTACAAAGATAGATCGATGGCACATTGCGATCAATTAATGCTTGGAGTATTTCAGGTACGAGTAGGTTAGGAATGATACTGGTATATAAGCTGCCAGGTCCAATCACAATCAGGTCTGCTTCGTTGATATCCTCAATGGCTTGGGGCAAACCCTGCGGATTATCTGGCTTACAACCAATATGTTTGATTTTACCTTTGGCTAGGGGAATATTGGACTCCCCCTCAATATATCGTCCATCTTCAAATTCAGCCCATAGCACCATATGTTCAAGGGTTGCTGGTAAAACGCGCCCCCGTACAGCTAATACCTGTGAACTAGCTGCGATCGCTTTTTCGAGATCGCCTGTGACTTCACTCATGGCGGTGAGAAATAAATTGCCAAAGCTATGACCAGTTAATCCTTCTCCTGTTTGAAAACGGTATTGAAATAATTCTGTGACTAGTTTTTCCTCATCAGCGAGAGCTGCGAGACAGTTACGAATATCGCCTGGAGGTAAGACTCCATACTCACGGCGTAAACGTCCAGAGGAGCCACCATCATCGGCAACGGTGACGATCGCCGTAATGTTGGCACTATATTGCTTCAGTCCACGTAATAGGTTGGATAAGCCCGTACCACCACCCACAGTGACAATTTTCGGTCCACGGTTGAGCTTGCGATGGGAGACTAGCAATTCTAATAGTTCTTTGTCTTGATTGGGCATCAAAACTTGGGTGATCGATCCAAGAGCGCGTTTTTGTCCTAGCCACAATAGCCCTAGCCCGAATAAAAGGGCGATCGGTCCACTCATGTTGCGGGGCAAGATCGATACCAAGGTGTCGATCGCATTACCAATCAAGCGTGACAAATATAAGATCGGAGTTAGCCTTGCGGAGATGGCAACCCCTAACACGATTAACACAATACCGACGATGCTAACTAGTAGCCATCGCTTCACAAATAATCCTGGTAAAAACCACTGAAACCCTCTCAGCCACTTTCTTCTTTTTAGGGCTGGACGATATCGATTTGCTGGTGGCTTTTTTGAGGGCTTCATTTAGCATCCTGTAATATGTACCAGCACTTCGCGGGTATGACCCAAGTTGCGATGTTCCCAGACAAAGATTCCTTGCCAAGTGCCGAGGGCAAGTTTACCATTAGCGATCGGGATCGTTTCTGAGGTTTTGGTAAGGGTGCTGCGAATATGCGATGGCATATCATCAACTCCTTCAGAGATATGGCGATATTGGCTAGCATCTTCGGGAATCAGTTTTGTAAAAAATGTTTCTAGATCAGCCAATACATCTGGATCGGCATTTTCTTGAATGATGAGACTCGCGGATGTGTGACGTAAAAACACGTTGCACAACCCCATCTTTATCCCTGATTGAGCTAAAACTGCATCCACTTGGCGGGTGATATTGTGCAGCTTTTTGCCATTGGTACGCAAAGCGATCGTTTGCTGCACCATAGTTTGGACTGTATTTGTGTTCATTGAGTATCTAGAAAAGCGCCGACTATGGATAATGCTACCACTGGTGCTGTGATGGCAGATAAAACCCGATCGCCTAAGGATACAGGGATAAATCCTGCTGCGATCGCCATTTCTTCTTCTCTAGTAGTCCAACCACCCTCGCAACCTGTGGTAACGATGATCTCAGAATTTTCTTCTCCATTGGAGTTTTGTAGACTAGTGAGTAAATGTGGGGCATTAGGACTAGTTACACATATATATTTCCAAGTTGGTAATGTTGAGTTTGCTAGAGCGTCTAGCCACGATGTTAATGTTTGGGGACTATAAATTTCAGGTACATAATTACGCATTGATAGCTCGGCTGCTTCCTCGGCGATGCGTTGCCAGCGATCGCGTTTTTGGTTGCCAATTTCTGTACCTGACTTGAGAATTGTGCGATCGCTAAATAACGGCACAATTTGACGCACTCCTAGCTCCGTAGTTTGACGAATTACTGACTCGATATTGCTGCCTTTAGGCATGGCGATACCAAGAGTGATCTGGGCGGCTAACTCAGAATTATTTTCTAATTTGGCAATGACTTCGGCAATATCGGGATCACTGGATAGCTTGGCTAACCACCATCCACCTTGGCGATCGAGGGCAATAAATTCGGATTCAGTTTCTAATCGCAATACATTGCATAGGTAATGTCTTTGCTCTGTAGTAAGTGCGATCGGGCTATTTATTTGTAAAGCTGACAAGACTTGGTGCGCTTGTAAAGTTAATCTTTGCAGTCGGCGTTTTTTGATCACAGCTTAGACGAGTTATTGGAATTATAGCTGTCGCTATTCTTGTTAGGACATAAAACCCAAATAGTGTGAGGCGGCGCTTCGCGCCGCCTCACACTATTTGGGTTTTGATTTGCCCTGATACAGATGGCTATAGCTATACAAGAATTTATAGCAATAAAGGGTTTGCTTAGGATATAAAACCCCAAATAAAGGTGGCAGTGCAAAGCACCGCCACCTTTATTTGGGGTTTTTGGGAAAGTTAGCCGTCGGCTAGCTTTCCCAAAAACTGCTCAAAACCAAAAAGATTAATGGCAGCGTGAAGCGCCGCCATTAATCTTTTTGGTTTTATATCCTGAGTAAAAATTGCATCGCTACACAATGAGAAATGCAAGGTTTTGAGTTTTCATTTTGCTTACAGCAAAATGAAAACCTTCATAATGTCGAGTTTGCTTTACTAGAGGATAATTCACGATAAACTTTAACCTAAAAGAATTTTTAAAAGGCTTATGCACGGCAAATTCACATTGCATCCCCCCATACGCTTTGGAACTGACGGTTGGAGAGGCATCATTGCCGATGACTTTACCTTTGAGCGCTTAGCCGCAGTTGCCCCGATCGCTGCTCATATTCTCCGTGAAACCTTTGGTGCATCAGGTAGTAACACAATTATTGTGGGATACGATCGCCGCTTCATGTCTGATGCTTTTGCCAAACATACTGCCGAAGCCGTGGCTGCGATCGGTTTTGATGTCTTACTTGCCGATGACTTTGCCCCGACACCTGCGTTTAGTTGGGCTGCCTACGATCGCAAAGCTTTGGGAGCTTTGGTAATTACAGCTAGCCATAACCCTGCCAACTATTCGGGCTTAAAAATCAAAGGTGCATTCGGTGGCTCAGTATCCCCAGATGTGACCGTCAAAGTTGAGGAAATTTTAGAGCGTGGTGATTTTGTCTATGAAAGTCCTCATCTTGACAAAAGAGTAGGCAAAATCGAAACCTTTGACGCATGGGCAAGTTATTGTGAGGCTTTGCGGGGTAAAGTAAATATTGAAGCGATCAAGCAGGCGATCGCAGTGGGAAAGTTGACCGTATTCGCAGACGTAATGCATGGAGCAGCCGCAGGAGGTTTAGCAAGAATTTTAGACTTGCCATCTGCAACCCAAGCCAATTTAATTGAAATCAACAGCGAGACTGACCCGCTCTTTGGTGGTGGAGCGCCTGAGCCGCTCCCTCGCTATATTGCTGAGCTATTCCGTCAAGTCAAAACCTATCACCACGATCATCCAGAAAAAACTTTAGTGGGATTTGTGTTTGATGGTGATGCCGATCGCATCGCTGCAACTGATAGTGAAGGCAATTTCTTAAGTTCGCAAATTCTCATTCCCATTCTATTGGAACATCTTGCCAAAAATCGCGGCTTTAAAGGTGAACTGATTAAAACCATTAGTGGTTCTGATCTGATGCCTAAAGTGGCGACTCTCTTCGATTTGCCAGTTTATGAAACTCCTGTTGGATACAAGTACATTGCTGAAAGAATGCTTTCGGGGATTCCTTGTCTATTGGGAGGCGAAGAGTCGGGTGGTATCGGCTATGGCAATCATATTCCTGAACGTGATGCTTTATTGTCGGCTTTATATGTGCTAGAGGCGATCGCTGAATCTGGAAAGGATTTGAGTATTCTCTACAGTGATCTCCAAAAGCAGACTAATTTTGTTTCTCATTACGATCGCATTGATAAGAAGCTCTCAGGTATGGCGGCGCGTGAGAAATTAGTATCTACTCTTCAGCAATTTTCATTGACTGAAATTGCTGGGCGCAAAGTAATAGATGCTAAGGCTCCCGATGGCTTTAAGTTCCGTTTAGCCGATGGAAGTTGGCTATTAATTCGTTTTAGTGGAACAGAACCATTACTAAGGCTTTATTGCGAAGCTTCTACCCCTGAACTTGTGCATAAAACCCTCAACTGGATTTCCAATTGGGCTGAGCAATTCAACTAAAAGCAAGGGCTATTTGATGCCCTTGCTTTTTTGCAGCATTAACACCAATTCATGAAAGTATGGCAACACTTTTATGAATTAAAAAACGATCTAAGTAAGTGTTCTCAAAACACAAAATGGCGTAGCCATTTTGTGTTTTGGTATAACATGCAGCTATCAATAAATGTAAATTTCATCATGCTAAAACAAAATCAAAAATCAACAGAGAATGGCAGCACAAAGTACCGCTATTTTCTTTTGTCGAAAAAACTTGGAGATTTATTAATTGTTTTTTGCTGCGTGTGTTTGATGCTTTTTAGCATCGATCATTTACCAGTCATGGCAGGCGATCGCACATTTCTGAAGGTATCACTGGACTTCGTCAATGAGTATCAATTACCAAAACAAAATTTTGAGAATACTCCCGTGGGCGGCTTATCGGGACTGACTTATGATCGCATTGATGATGTTTTCT
This genomic stretch from Pseudanabaena galeata CCNP1313 harbors:
- a CDS encoding ATP-binding protein; its protein translation is MLERYHIQVNSDIYALAQLQEWFQQFQNLLPKSTWMQCNLVLVEVFTNVVSYAHEGLPEETPIDIEIILDKDQYFLEMKIWDFGEPFDLQAEIERAAIESQKSKDFESIDDIPTGGRGLMIAKTVADEIRYETSPDGRNCFVMTKSYVKLV
- a CDS encoding gluconeogenesis factor YvcK family protein: MKPSKKPPANRYRPALKRRKWLRGFQWFLPGLFVKRWLLVSIVGIVLIVLGVAISARLTPILYLSRLIGNAIDTLVSILPRNMSGPIALLFGLGLLWLGQKRALGSITQVLMPNQDKELLELLVSHRKLNRGPKIVTVGGGTGLSNLLRGLKQYSANITAIVTVADDGGSSGRLRREYGVLPPGDIRNCLAALADEEKLVTELFQYRFQTGEGLTGHSFGNLFLTAMSEVTGDLEKAIAASSQVLAVRGRVLPATLEHMVLWAEFEDGRYIEGESNIPLAKGKIKHIGCKPDNPQGLPQAIEDINEADLIVIGPGSLYTSIIPNLLVPEILQALIDRNVPSIYLCNIMSQVGETDGYAVSDYVRVLDELAGVRLFDVVLVQKHPPSERSLQHYASSGSHFTYLDRDSLAVMGCPILVANIMREKDNGTVCHDSEKLAGVLMRWYNRQ
- a CDS encoding secondary thiamine-phosphate synthase enzyme YjbQ, producing the protein MNTNTVQTMVQQTIALRTNGKKLHNITRQVDAVLAQSGIKMGLCNVFLRHTSASLIIQENADPDVLADLETFFTKLIPEDASQYRHISEGVDDMPSHIRSTLTKTSETIPIANGKLALGTWQGIFVWEHRNLGHTREVLVHITGC
- a CDS encoding RsmE family RNA methyltransferase, with the translated sequence MIKKRRLQRLTLQAHQVLSALQINSPIALTTEQRHYLCNVLRLETESEFIALDRQGGWWLAKLSSDPDIAEVIAKLENNSELAAQITLGIAMPKGSNIESVIRQTTELGVRQIVPLFSDRTILKSGTEIGNQKRDRWQRIAEEAAELSMRNYVPEIYSPQTLTSWLDALANSTLPTWKYICVTSPNAPHLLTSLQNSNGEENSEIIVTTGCEGGWTTREEEMAIAAGFIPVSLGDRVLSAITAPVVALSIVGAFLDTQ
- a CDS encoding phosphoglucomutase/phosphomannomutase family protein, with translation MHGKFTLHPPIRFGTDGWRGIIADDFTFERLAAVAPIAAHILRETFGASGSNTIIVGYDRRFMSDAFAKHTAEAVAAIGFDVLLADDFAPTPAFSWAAYDRKALGALVITASHNPANYSGLKIKGAFGGSVSPDVTVKVEEILERGDFVYESPHLDKRVGKIETFDAWASYCEALRGKVNIEAIKQAIAVGKLTVFADVMHGAAAGGLARILDLPSATQANLIEINSETDPLFGGGAPEPLPRYIAELFRQVKTYHHDHPEKTLVGFVFDGDADRIAATDSEGNFLSSQILIPILLEHLAKNRGFKGELIKTISGSDLMPKVATLFDLPVYETPVGYKYIAERMLSGIPCLLGGEESGGIGYGNHIPERDALLSALYVLEAIAESGKDLSILYSDLQKQTNFVSHYDRIDKKLSGMAAREKLVSTLQQFSLTEIAGRKVIDAKAPDGFKFRLADGSWLLIRFSGTEPLLRLYCEASTPELVHKTLNWISNWAEQFN